Genomic DNA from Sporomusaceae bacterium FL31:
ATCCGACTGCTGCCAGCGCTATGGCCCCAAAGCTGCCCACCATAACAGTCAGACAAAGATTTACTACCATAACCCAAAACATTTCCAGTACAACTGGCCAAGCTAATTGTAAAATTTGGCCTTGCATATATCTTTTTATCGACAACATGGATAAACCTCCGCTTCACAACATAGAACCTTCGCTGAAACACGGATAAACTCCTTTGAATCAGCCTTAGCAATCGAACACCAGCACGGTTTTGTGTTGCTTTTGAGGTAAAAAAAATTCCAATTTGTGTTATAATAATAACTTGAAAAATATAAAAGTTGGTGAGTTAATGTTAATTCATGAAATACCTGCTACTATTGCCCGTGAAATAGGCACGAAAGTAAAACAAGTTGAAGCTACCATTCAACTCTTGGATGATGGCAATACCATTCCTTTTATCGCCCGTTACCGCAAAGAAGTGACCGAAGAATTAAACGAAGAACACATTCGTACCATTGATGAACGCTTACAATATTTACGTAACTTTGTAAAACGCCAGGAAGATATTTTAGCCAGTATTGAAGAACAAAATAAATTGACACCGGAACTGGCGCAAGCGATAAATTCTACCACAAAACTACAAGCACTGGAAGATCTCTATCTGCCATTTAGACCGAAGAAACGTACCCGTGCTCAAATAGCCCGCGAAAGAGGCCTGCAACCATTAGCCGATGTCATTGCCGCCCAGGAAATCACCTCAGGTGACCCTTTGACTATTGCCGAAGCTTATATCAATGCTGAAAAAGAAATTAGTTCTGCTGAACTTGCTCTGGCTGGAGCACTGGATATTATTGCTGAAACAGTCTGTGAACAAGCCGATATCCGCGCGATGATTCGAAAACAACTTTGGCAAACGGCTGAAATCAGTACCGAACTGGCTGTTGATGAAGCAGCCGGCAAGGAATTCCTGACTTACAAAGAATATCATGAGCCAGTAAACCGCATGCCTTCTCATCGCATCCTGGCTGTCAACAGGGGTGAGAAAAAAGACGTCTTAAAAGTCAAGCTTGAAGCCAAGCATGACAGCAATATTGCCCTGATTGCTAAACAAATCATTACACAGCCCTCTATTTTCCAAACCTGTCTGACTGACGCCATTACCGACGGCTACAAAAGGCTTTTGTTTCCGGCTTTAGAACGGGAAATCCGTTCATTACTTTCTGAAAACGCTGAAACTCAGGCCATTCGTGTATTTGGCCTCAATCTGCGTCAACTGCTCCTGCAGCCGCCATTAGCCGGTCATACCGTTATTGGCTTGGATCCAGGCTATCGTACTGGCTGCAAAATGGCGGTCGTTGACCCCACAGGAACGGTACTGGCAACCAATACGCTCTATATGACCATGAGCGATGCCCAGCAGCAGCGCGCTGCCGAGGCTTTGCTGAGTGCCATTGAGCAATATGGCGTCACTTTAATTTCGATTGGCAATGGAACCGCGTCTTACGAAACTGAAGAGTTTGTCGCCAAACTGATTCAAGCTCATCAGCTTGCAGTTCATTATATTATTGTCAACGAAGCTGGTGCGTCGGTCTATTCGGCTTCTAAGCTAGCCAAAGATGAATTGCCTGATTTAGATGTTTCCTTACGGGGCGCCGTTTCGATTGCCCGCCGCATTCAAGATCCGTTGGCCGAGCTTGTAAAAATTGACCCAAAATCAATCGGCGTCGGGCAATACCAGCATGATGTCAATCAGAAAGGCCTGACTGCCACGCTGGATTCAGTCGTAGAATCGGCCGTAAATCATGTTGGTGTTGAGTTAAATACAGCCTCTATTGAACTGCTCAAACATGTGTCTGGCATCAACGCCACCGTAGCTAAAAACATTGTAGCTTTTCGTGATGCCAATGGCTCTTTTAAAAATCGCGCCCAATTATTAAAAGTCCCGCGCCTGGGTCAGTCCGCATTTACCCAGTGTGCCGGCTTCCTACGCCTGCAGACAGGCATCAACCCGCTTGATAATACTCCAGTTCATCCCGAATCTTATGGTTTAGCTGAGGCAATTTTGGAAAAGCTGGGCTTCACCCCTGCTGACTTGGCCAATAAAGATACCCTCAAATTGATTCAAGAACAAGCTCAATCGGCTCCGGCTGAGAAATTAGCCCAAGAGCTCAATGCTGGGTTGCCAACAGTGCGTGACATTCTTTCCGCTTTGGCCAAGCCTGGCCGTGATCCGCGTGAAGATTTGCCAGCCCCGCTTACCAGAAAGAACATTGTCAAGCTGAGTGATATTCAGCCAGGTACTGTCGTAAAAGGCACTGTCCACAATGTAACTGATTTTGGCGTATTTGTGGATATCGGTATAAAAACCAATGGGCTGATTCATCGCTCCGAACTCAGTACCCGCCATTTCAAACATCCGCTTGATGTTGTTTCAGTTGGTGATGTTCTCGATGTCATGGTTATTGGGGTTGATCCTGATCGCAACCGAATCGCCCTTAGCTTAAAACAACTGCCAAAAGCATAAGAAGCATTTTCCTAATCGATAAATAAAAGGGCGGCTCAGCCGCCCTTTTATTTATGCTCATGGGAAGACCCTAAGACCCACTTAATGCCCTGGTTCCGGGTA
This window encodes:
- a CDS encoding RNA-binding transcriptional accessory protein, whose protein sequence is MLIHEIPATIAREIGTKVKQVEATIQLLDDGNTIPFIARYRKEVTEELNEEHIRTIDERLQYLRNFVKRQEDILASIEEQNKLTPELAQAINSTTKLQALEDLYLPFRPKKRTRAQIARERGLQPLADVIAAQEITSGDPLTIAEAYINAEKEISSAELALAGALDIIAETVCEQADIRAMIRKQLWQTAEISTELAVDEAAGKEFLTYKEYHEPVNRMPSHRILAVNRGEKKDVLKVKLEAKHDSNIALIAKQIITQPSIFQTCLTDAITDGYKRLLFPALEREIRSLLSENAETQAIRVFGLNLRQLLLQPPLAGHTVIGLDPGYRTGCKMAVVDPTGTVLATNTLYMTMSDAQQQRAAEALLSAIEQYGVTLISIGNGTASYETEEFVAKLIQAHQLAVHYIIVNEAGASVYSASKLAKDELPDLDVSLRGAVSIARRIQDPLAELVKIDPKSIGVGQYQHDVNQKGLTATLDSVVESAVNHVGVELNTASIELLKHVSGINATVAKNIVAFRDANGSFKNRAQLLKVPRLGQSAFTQCAGFLRLQTGINPLDNTPVHPESYGLAEAILEKLGFTPADLANKDTLKLIQEQAQSAPAEKLAQELNAGLPTVRDILSALAKPGRDPREDLPAPLTRKNIVKLSDIQPGTVVKGTVHNVTDFGVFVDIGIKTNGLIHRSELSTRHFKHPLDVVSVGDVLDVMVIGVDPDRNRIALSLKQLPKA